A window of Mytilus edulis chromosome 10, xbMytEdul2.2, whole genome shotgun sequence contains these coding sequences:
- the LOC139492679 gene encoding uncharacterized protein — MYKYAVTADIEKAFLHIELDVDDRDVTRFYWLENPMDTESRLITYRFKVVLFGATCSPFMLSATLMKHFRDNPSTTSTELQRNLYVDNVLTSFTDKQSLLKFYTESRKLLSEAGFNLRSWNSNSTELQNVAGQDKIGDNDDIVKILGMRWDRESDDLKFQQIEFMEKNKMITKREVLRTSSRIFDPLGLITPITVKAKLFMQTLWKAKLD; from the coding sequence ATGTATAAATATGCAGTTACAGCGGATATTGAAAAAGCATTTTTGCATATTGAATTAGATGTTGATGACAGAGATGTCACAAGATTTTATTGGTTAGAGAATCCCATGGACACAGAAAGCCGTTTGATTACTTACCGGTTTAAGGTTGTACTTTTCGGCGCCACCTGTTCGCCATTCATGTTAAGCGCCACGCTAATGAAACATTTTAGAGACAATCCGTCAACTACATCAACAGAATTACAGAGAAATTTATACGTGGATAACGTTCTAACCAGTTTTACAGATAAACAATCCCTTTTAAAATTCTACACGGAGTCAAGAAAATTATTGTCAGAGGCAGGATTCAACTTACGGTCTTGGAATTCTAATAGTACGGAATTACAGAACGTCGCAGGACAAGACAAGATCGGCGACAATGACGACATAGTCAAAATTTTAGGCATGAGATGGGATAGGGAATCCGACGATTTGAAATTTCAACAGATTGAATTTATGGAAAAGaacaaaatgataacaaaacGTGAGGTTTTGCGCACATCTTCTAGAATTTTCGACCCCCTTGGATTAATCACGCCAATTACGGTGAAAGCTAAGCTGTTTATGCAGACTTTATGGAAGGCAAAATTGGATTGA
- the LOC139492680 gene encoding uncharacterized protein — protein MDISRLKSLRAGNKAAVTKVFKKLEEAIGDSEIDTEEVSTLLEAIEKKKKTLASIDEQILNAVESEDITNEILETDEYYLDLEGKIRKFKKFLKPVTNATSSILDSNAPEFVPYTNPFTHTSQQLSQSSSTSSNNHRLPKLSLPNFNGDILQWQYFWDSYETTIHHNHTLTDIQKFSYLNSLLQFEAANVISGLTMTNPNYHKAIELLRNRYGQPHKIINAYMRALLDIPAPHDTLESLRTFHDKSEAYIRGLESLGQCQEMYGSLLIPVILGKIPHEVRKNITRENGSDSWNIQSLRNAIGKEISIQESGYGDYTQTYSTATPSANFITGVKRVTTDKTRPIYTTDKLFNSNRKKQCTYCDGNHWPNECKDVIDHDKRVAIIKEKRLCFNCLGKHKIADCKSKNTCKCCHRKHHSSLCKQNSYSNKHHIETEQSQNKVDTETSMLYTASEERSTVLLKTAFSPVVHKNTCIDARILFDEGAQRSFITEELAAKLDIKKEGSETLSIATFGSTTKKVRNLDKTTINLKSTEGDLIPIKVLIVPTIASPLQTHNIGITQKFSYLRGLQLAHPVMDGEQFEISLLIGGDFYWDIVQDKIVRGNGPTAVSSKIGYLLSGPVPTRNSNASFSMMNILVCHKQEECDLEKFWQLESLGIDAEEQNDPDLAESIENYLQTSITKKNNKYVTKLP, from the coding sequence ATGGACATCAGCCGACTAAAATCCTTGAGAGCGGGGAACAAAGCAGCagtaacaaaagtttttaaaaaactgGAGGAAGCCATCGGAGATTCAGAAATAGACACGGAGGAAGTATCAACATTGCTCGAAGCAATTGAGAAGAAAAAGAAGACGTTAGCCTCAATAGACGAACAGATATTAAATGCAGTCGAATCAGAAGATATTACAAATGAAATTCTTGAAACAGATGAGTATTATTTAGATTTAGAGGGTAAAATTCGAAAATTTAAGAAGTTCTTAAAGCCCGTAACAAACGCAACATCTTCTATACTAGATTCAAACGCACCAGAGTTTGTTCCGTACACAAACCCTTTTACTCACACAAGTCAGCAGTTATCTCAGTCAAGTTCGACCTCAAGTAATAACCATCGCCTACCAAAGCTATCTCTTCCCAATTTTAATGGAGACATTCTACAATGGCAATATTTCTGGGATTCATACGAGACCACGATTCATCACAATCACACATTAACTGACATTCAGAAATTTTCGTACTTGAACTCATTGCTTCAATTTGAAGCTGCAAACGtaatttcaggattgaccatgACAAATCCAAACTACCACAAAGCAATTGAATTATTGAGAAACCGCTATGGGCAACCACATAAAATCATTAATGCATATATGAGAGCACTACTTGATATACCCGCACCACATGATACATTAGAAAGTTTGAGAACATTTCATGACAAATCGGAAGCCTACATACGGGGTCTAGAGTCTCTCGGACAATGTCAGGAAATGTACGGATCGTTATTGATACCAGTAATTCTCGGGAAGATACCGCATGAAGTACGAAAAAATATAACACGAGAAAACGGGAGCGACAGTTGGAATATTCAATCGCTTCGAAACGCGATAGGTAAAGAGATTTCTATTCAAGAGTCCGGCTACGGAGATTATACACAGACGTATTCAACCGCAACACCTAGCGCAAATTTCATAACAGGCGTTAAACGAGTAACTACAGATAAAACCCGTCCGATATACACAACAGACAAATTATTCAACTCGAATCGGAAGAAACAATGCACATATTGTGACGGAAACCACTGGCCTAACGAATGTAAAGATGTCATAGATCACGATAAAAGAGTAGCCATTATAAAAGAAAAGAGgttatgttttaattgtttaggTAAGCATAAAATAGCCGATTGCAAATCCAAGAATACGTGTAAGTGTTGCCACCGGAAGCATCACTCTTCATTATGTAAACAGAACTCGTACTCAAATAAACATCATATTGAAACTGAACAATCGCAAAATAAAGTAGACACAGAAACTTCTATGTTGTATACCGCTAGCGAAGAAAGGTCCACTGTTTTACTGAAAACCGCATTCAGTCCAGTCGTtcacaaaaatacatgtatagatgCAAGAATACTCTTTGACGAGGGAGCTCAGCGCTCGTTTATAACCGAAGAACTAGCAGCTAAATTGGACATTAAAAAAGAAGGGTCTGAAACATTAAGTATAGCTACATTTGGAAGTACTACAAAAAAGGTGAGAAATCTTgacaaaacaacaattaatcttaAGTCTACAGAAGGAGATTTAATCCCGATTAAAGTTTTAATTGTACCAACCATTGCTTCACCACTTCAAACCCACAACATAGGAATCACGCAGAAGTTTTCATATTTACGTGGTCTACAATTAGCACACCCAGTCATGGATGGAGAGCAATTTGAAATATCCTTATTAATTGGAGGTGATTTCTACTGGGACATAGTTCAAGACAAAATAGTGCGTGGAAACGGTCCAACCGCAGTTAGCTCGAAAATTGGATATTTACTTTCCGGTCCTGTCCCTACGCGAAACAGTAATGCATCTTTCTCAATGATGAATATACTAGTATGTCACAAACAAGAAGAGTGCGATCTTGAAAAATTTTGGCAGCTTGAATCGTTGGGAATTGACGCTGAAGAACAAAATGATCCAGACCTAGCTGAATCAATTGAAAATTACTTACAAACCTCCATTacgaagaaaaataataagtatgTTACGAAATTACCATAG
- the LOC139492676 gene encoding uncharacterized protein yields MAKNRVVPVKPISLPRLELMGALIGARLATHLLKVITTEHVYMWSDSQIVLSWIKSSKNLKPFVANRLKEIRKLTENAEWNYCPTDDNPADYLTRGIYAKHLYNNSLWMNGPQWILNRENWPTWTRKIEDCSTMVTVSDDNTDDESKNASTQTISCIAIQRYRSLEKAIRVTAYVLRFIQNLRNSKDKRSIGFISVEERCKALKVLIVTVQQETFKDEIESLNSSSQTKVPLVRQLKLYTDKNGLLRSTGRIQNALVKESTKYPLLLPTHHSLTSLIVMDAHTKTLHAGLNSTIAYIQQKYWIPRIRQCVKSQIRKCVQCIKISGMPYSAPDPPPLPKDRVNYDYPFSVTGVDFTGALYTKGKQNELSKTYICLFTCAATRAIHLEIVTDLTEESFMLAFKRFVARRSTPRIMLSDNATTFKAAAEKITRSSKDNRIQEKLADQGTEWKFIPNRAPWFGGFWERLIGLTKKSIKAILGKSCVTTEMLNTIVIEIEGTLNNRPITHISTDIKDPEPLTPAHLLYGRRLDNQSEQNIDSATSEDLHVKLNKNLQRNNELINHFRSRWKHEYLTSLREFHRTSGRNEQTIQIGDIVQVHNDTNRIMWKLAVVQDLVRGKDGLIRSAVIKTDTGITNRPIVKLYPLEIRSTHDDSE; encoded by the coding sequence ATGGCTAAAAACAGAGTAGTACCCGTAAAACCGATTTCATTGCCACGTTTAGAACTTATGGGCGCGCTTATCGGCGCCAGATTAGCAACGCATCTCCTTAAAGTCATAACAACAGAACATGTGTATATGTGGAGCGATAGTCAAATTGTTTTGAGTTGGATTAAATCGTCAAAAAACTTAAAACCGTTCGTAGCAAATCGActtaaagaaataagaaaattaacagaGAATGCTGAATGGAATTATTGTCCAACAGACGACAATCCAGCTGATTACTTAACTCGCGGAATTTACGCTAAACACCTTTATAATAACAGCTTATGGATGAACGGTCCACAATGGATTTTAAATCGTGAAAATTGGCCGACATGGACGAGGAAAATTGAAGACTGCAGCACGATGGTAACTGTTAGTGATGACAATACAGACGATGAAAGTAAAAATGCTTCAACACAGACAATTTCATGTATAGCTATACAACGATACAGATCTTTAGAAAAAGCAATTAGAGTAACAGCATACGTCTTGCGTTTTATACAGAATTTACGGAATTCAAAAGATAAACGGTCAATCGGATTTATCAGTGTTGAGGAGCGATGTAAAGCATTAAAAGTTCTAATAGTAACAGTACAACAGGAAACATTTAAGGATGAAATTGAAAGCTTGAATTCATCGTCACAGACAAAAGTGCCACTTGTTCGACAACTTAAACTATATACAGACAAAAATGGATTACTACGTTCTACCGGGAGAATACAAAACGCACTTGTGAAGGAGAGTACTAAATATCCGTTGTTATTACCAACACACCACAGTCTTACGTCCTTAATCGTAATGGATGCACACACAAAGACTTTACATGCCGGACTTAACAGTACAATCGCATATATTCAACAGAAATATTGGATACCGAGAATAAGGCAGTGCGTAAAATCACAAATTCGTAAATGCGTCCAATGCATTAAAATATCAGGAATGCCTTACAGCGCACCCGATCCGCCACCGCTACCTAAAGATCGAGTCAACTACGATTATCCTTTTTCAGTAACCGGCGTTGATTTCACAGGAGCTTTGTATACAAAAGGAAAACAGAACGAATTAagcaaaacatatatttgtttattcactTGCGCCGCTACACGAGCTATACACTTGGAGATAGTCACAGATTTAACCGAGGAGTCTTTCATGCTTGCTTTTAAAAGATTTGTCGCTAGGAGATCTACACCAAGGATTATGTTGTCCGATAATGCAACAACCTTCAAGGCAGCCGCCGAAAAGATTACAAGATCAAGCAAAGACAACCGAATACAAGAAAAACTGGCCGATCAAGGAACGGAGTGGAAATTCATACCCAACCGAGCACCGTGGTTTGGAGGCTTTTGGGAACGCCTAATTGGACTCACGAAAAAGTCAATTAAAGCAATACTAGGAAAGTCATGTGTCACTACGGAAATGTTGAATACAATTGTAATCGAAATCGAGGGAACTCTAAACAATCGTCCGATAACTCACATTTCTACTGATATTAAAGATCCCGAACCGCTGACGCCAGCGCACCTTTTATATGGTCGTCGACTTGACAACCAATCGGAACAGAATATTGACAGTGCTACTTCCGAAGATTTGCACGTGAAACTCAATAAAAATTTACAGAGAAATAATGAACTAATCAACCATTTTCGCTCAAGATGGAAACACGAATATCTGACGTCACTCCGTGAATTTCACCGTACATCTGGaagaaacgaacaaacaatacaaataggTGACATTGTACAAGTACACAATGACACAAATCGTATAATGTGGAAATTAGCAGTTGTACAAGATTTAGTTCGTGGAAAGGATGGACTCATTCGATCAGCTGTTATCAAGACCGACACAGGAATCACCAACCGTCCGATTGTGAAGCTCTATCCGTTGGAAATACGTAGTACACATGATGACAGTGAATGA
- the LOC139492681 gene encoding uncharacterized protein, whose translation MQEQILQFQQLQLQELQRKSQPSTVSAVKLPKLDLVSYNGDKLKWTEFWEAAVHTNQSLTKIEKLNYLKSKLFGTANSAISDLTLSHENYDVAISILKERFGNVQSVVNKHCSDLINLQSASNETTHLRRLYDDLERHLRSLDAMHQDVTQDVFISMITSKLLKEVMIQLEIQKGNNERWTVGKEAAESQSKETHTGPSSEEKQQSKIQSNNNNFQPRKHLSAEALMTIKPFGKCSGSGNSMVCRYCDGHHWSDECRKFSTIEDKKQKIKDSCYTCLKPGHVSRDCKFEKACYHCKQKKGHHRSLCPKTIPSQQKEFEVSHLADEICEIALSEENVPENRLLSSGDIVLMQTAQTTVSNTEVIETKVVRLLMNSGSQRTYITENLAKRLNLKKKARERITLVTFGADKPKTLRTQKVSLKIRLKDGVCMLIDANVVPKITGSILRRPLQMDVCENVKYLCNNLQLADTLPSCLESSTIEILIGNDYYLDIILQQKIEIQQGC comes from the exons ATGCAAGAACAGATATTACAGTTTCAACAGTTACAACTCCAAGAATTACAGAGGAAAAGTCAACCTTCAACAGTAAGTGCAGTTAAACTTCCTAAATTAGACCTAGTTTCGTACAATGGAGATAAGTTAAAATGGACAGAATTTTGGGAAGCAGCAGTGCACACAAATCAAAGCTTGACAAAAATAGAGAAATTAAATTACTTGAAAAGCAAACTTTTTGGAACAGCTAATTCTGCTATATCTGACTTAACGCTCTCCCATGAAAATTACGATGTAGCAATTTCAATACTAAAGGAAAGATTTGGAAATGTTCAATCTGTTGTCAACAAGCACTGTTCAGATTTAATAAACCTTCAGTCAGCTTCAAATGAAACTACACATCTACGTAGACTTTATGATGACTTGGAACGACACTTACGTAGTTTGGACGCAATGCATCAAGATGTAACCCAAGATGTATTCATCTCGATGATAACATCTAAGCTACTAAAGGAAGTCATGATTCAACTTGAAATACAGAAAGGTAACAATGAAAGATGGACAGTAGGGAA GGAAGCTGCAGAAAGTCAGTCTAAGGAAACACATACTGGTCCCAGTTCTGAAGAAAAACAGCAGTCTAAAATCCAGTCAAACAACAATAATTTTCAACCAAGAAAACACTTATCTGCAGAAGCTCTGATGACAATAAAGCCATTTGGAAAATGCTCAGGCAGTGGAAATTCAATGGTTTGCCGATATTGTGATGGACACCATTGGAGTGATGAGTGCAGAAAGTTCAGTACTATTGAAGACAAAAAGCAGAAAATCAAAGATAGTTGTTATACATGCTTGAAACCAGGACATGTTAGTAGagactgtaaatttgaaaaagcATGCTATCATTGCAAACAGAAAAAGGGACACCATAGAAGTCTATGCCCAAAGACAATTCCCTCTCAACAGAAAGAATTCGAAGTTTCACATCTAGCTGATGAAATTTGTGAAATAGCTTTAAGTGAAGAGAACGTACCAGAGAATAGGTTGTTGTCCTCCGGAGATATAGTTTTGATGCAGACAGCTCAAACAACTGTGTCAAATACAGAAGTTATTGAAACAAAAGTAGTAAGACTACTAATGAACTCCGGATCTCAGCGAACATATATAACAGAAAATTTGGCCAAGAGATTAAATTTGAAGAAGAAAGCTAGAGAGAGGATAACTCTTGTAACATTTGGTGCAGATAAGCCAAAAACATTAAGAACACAAAAGGTGTCATTAAAGATCAGACTAAAAGATGGAGTTTGTATGCTTATTGATGCTAATGTTGTTCCTAAGATAACAGGATCAATACTAAGAAGACCTTTACAAATGGATGTATGTGAAAATGTGAAATACTTATGTAACAATCTGCAACTTGCTGACACACTGCCCAGTTGCTTAGAAAGTTCAACAATAGAGATTCTTATCGGAAATGATTATTATTTGGATATCATATTGCAACAGAAAATAGAAATTCAACAAGGGTGTTAA